The Candidatus Nitrosocaldus cavascurensis genome segment TGCTGATGCTATGCTAGAAAGTTACAGAATATAACATGTTATAGTAATTGATAGGCTATTATCATAATTAAGTTTATAAATACTTTCAATTTACTTGCAGGTAAATCATTATTAATAAACAAGGATATATGAGAATTGCTAACTTCTCTATCTATGCAGAAGGAGCGTGAGGTATCACTTTACCTCAAGACAGTTACCCTTAGGGATGCTAATGATCTTGATGCTATACTTGATGATATAAGGCATAACAACATACTCATAATAAGGGTAACTCCATTGGCACAGAAGAGTCTTGAGGATCTTAAGATGGTTGTGGAAGAACTCTACAAGTTTGTTAGATCAATACATGGTGATATAGCAAGGCTTGGTGAGGAGAGGCTAGTGATAACCCCTCCTGGAGTAAGGATATGGAAGAACATGTATGAGAGCCTGAAGGAGAGGTAATAGATGTAGGTGATAAATAGATAGAAGGTATAGATAAGGGATGATTAATCAATAGATTGATCTAGCAATGTAGACAATCAATACAGTCTTATCGCTTCCCTTACCATTGGTGCTGCTGTAGGTATCTTGAATATCCTAGAGATGGAACCTGCAAGGTTCTCAACCTTCTTCCTCTCTCCATGGTTTACTATAACCCTCCTCAACTTTGGTCTTAGTTTGTTAACATAAGCCATCAACTGATTGTAGTCGCTATGCCCACTGAAGCCCTCTATCTTCTCAACCTGTGCCATTATATCAACAACCTCTATCTTGCCATCCCTGCTCATAAGGGATACCTGCCTTGAGCCATCTAGAACTCTCCTCCCAAGGGTGCCATTGACCTGGTACGATACAAAGAGTATCTTGTTCTTAGGCTCCCTTGCTATGCTCTTAAAGTACTCTATTACAGGTCCCCCTTCAAGCATTCCAGATGTTGCCATTATTATTGCTGGTCCTTCCCTCAACGCTTCTTCCCTTTGGCTTGAGTGCTCTACCGTTGTAAAGTACTCAGATGTGAATGGATTGTCATCAACCTCAAGTATCCTCTGCCTCAACTCCCTTGTTAGATACTCAGGATGTGCAACGTGTATTGCACTTGCCTCTGATATCATACCCTCTATGAATACTGGGGCCTCAACCATGTTCCCTGCCTTCATATGATGGTCTATAACCATGAGTATCTCCTGTGCTCTCCCAACTGCAGGTACAGGAATGAGCACCTTACCTCCCTCCATAAGAACCTTGTTTATTGAGTTTACAAAGTTGCTTTCAACCTCCTCCCTAGATGGCATTATATCCTCCTTTGCACCATACGTACTCTCTATTATGAGTGTCTCAACCCTTGGATAGTTCCATGATGCGCTATCAAAGAGTTGGCTCTTCCCATACTTCAGATCCCCAGTGTAGACTATGTTGTGATCCCCATTCCCTATATGAAGATGAACTGTAGCAGAGCCAAGTATATGCCCAGCATTTGAGAATACCAGCTTTATATCTGGAGCAATATCAGTAACTGTCTTGTATGGAAGGGTTATTGTATGCTTTATAACCTCCCTAATATCCCTCTCTGTGTAGAGAGGTAGTTCACCCTCCCCTGCAGCAACCTTGATCATATCCATCTGGATCAGTGTCATCAATGGTAGTGTAGGATCTGTACAATATACAGGACCCCTATACCCATGCTTGAATAGCAGTGGAAGGAAGCCAGTATGATCTAGATGTGCATGGCTTATAACCACTGCATCTATCTCCTCAAGGTCAAACCCAACTATATCAAGCCTTGGGAATGCATTCATAGGATCGCTTGCCCCAGGGTTTATGCCGCAGTCAAGTAGTATCTTACTCTCCCTTGTCATTAGTAGCATACATGATCTACCTACCTCTGAGAACCCTCCTAGGGTCATCAATGTTGCCTCTGTACCCTCGAAGAGCCTTGGCCTGAATATGCTCTCCCCAACGCTCCTCAAGAGTCTGTAGCGCTCATTTGCAAATAACTTCTTTGTATAGTTGACCTGCTTCATGCTCTCAGATGGGATGTGTGATGCCTTCCTTATCCTTACCTTCCAACCAGTAGAGTCTATCAGATCGATTAGTAGAGCTTGAATCTGCTTCTGCTTCTGTATATTCTGGCTACTACTGCTACCAGCACCAACATCAGCAGAAGATACGCCCTCCCTATCCTCGACCACTACAACCTCTTCCTCCTCCCCCTCCTCAACCTGCGTTAGTATCCAAGGCTTCTTAACCTCTACAGTAACCTCTCCCAAAGCTGTATCGAAGAACGTTCCAACTATACCAACATCCTTTGGTATAGTACGTATTATTATCTTCCTTGCATCCTCCTCACTCTTCCTTATAGACTCATCAGTCCTAACAACTATCCTCTTCTTTATGCTCTTCACTATACCAGAGATTATTGCATTATTCTCAAGCAGGTACCTAGGGTTCTTGGTGTATATTGCTATCATTGGGCCTTCATACTCTATCTTTGTTACAGCAGCATCGCTAGGGATATTCTGTAGTATAATCCCTATTATGCTTTGAACGCTGTTAGCCTTGACCTTACTCATTTAGCCTTAAACCCACGAACCTTCTACTCAACTCTCTATAGCCATTCTTATCTATTGCAACAACATCTATACCATCGCCAGTGCCAGCATTGCGCATTATCGCTGCTGCTATTGCCCTTGTTGCAACCTTTGCTGCCTCATCAACGCTCATATCTGGCTTGAACTCACTCTCAAGTATGCCGTATGCAACTGGCGAGCCTGAGCCTGTAGATACAAACACCTCCTTGTTGACCGAGCCGAAGAGATCAACCATATATACTGATGGACCTTCACTATCATATCCTCCAACAAGTATCTCTGCTATCAAGGGATAGAACCTCTGTGCAAAGAATACATTTGCTGCTAACCTAGCAACTGATTTAGTTGGTATAGGTACTCTATTCTCCAACTTGTAGATGCTTGCATGATACCTAAGTATATCTATCATGCTCTGTGCATCTGCAACACTCCCTGCTATAGTCAATGCTACATGCTCATCTATCTTCGCTATCTTCCTAACATGCCTGTGAGCAATGAAGAGATACCCAGCGGTAGCCCTTGTATCTGTTGCAAGGACTACACCATCCTTGCACTGCAATCCTACTGTTGTTGTCCCATGCAACCTGTTTGACTCAACATATCTATTGTTATGCAAGAACAACCCTCCAAGCATGCTAGATTATGCAGGAGCCCTAAATAAGCTTTGCTTTGATGTGAATGTGATGTATGATCAATAGATTGCCTGTTACATATATTTATATAACTATTGACTCCTACCTTTAGTATCTCATATCATACTTACCATGTAGTTATCCTATCACTACGTTCTATTGTATAACAACTATAAACGTTTGATTCATGGAGCAATGCAATACATCAATAGTTCGTATGTGTTGTAATACACAAGATACACATTAATCAACTTATATAGTTATGAACCCAGACTTTATCACAGTAGCTATTATATTTGCACCTAGCAGGCCAAAGCCTAGGGCGTTTATCCCTATCCTTGTTGCCTTTAGAGATCTCGCTGAGACTCTCTTCTCAAGCATAGAACTTACATACTTCTCACCATCCAAGGGTATCATGGGGAGCATGTTGAATATGCCTATGAAGAACGAGAGCATCCAGAGCCAGAGGAGGAACATAAAGACTTCATGTGGCCATGGTATCCAGAATGGTACCTTAGGTGGCATGTAAGGGAATACATCCCTTATTATGCCTATCATACCTCTATTGGGATCATCCTCAGCACCCATAACAGTAACTGTTAGCCTCATGGGCTCTCCATCCCTTAGTATGCTAACACTTACCTGCTCTCCTGGTACAAGCTTAACCCTTGCTAGATCTGCTGGTGTCTTCACCTGTGTATCGTTTATTGCAGTTATTATATCCCCTGCACGCATACCTGCTTGAGCTGCTCCACTACCCTCAATAACCTGCACGACTGGCACACCTAGGGGATCGTTGTAGAATATGCTCCTAACTTGTGGGGATAATAACTCAAGTATATTCCCAAATGCTGGATTGAACATGAGCAAGGAAGCAACAAGGAATGAGAGTAGTATGTTGGATGTTGACCCTGCTGCTATAACCCTTACCTTGGATACCCTCCTTGCCCTATTAAACTCATCCTCATCTGGCTCTACAAACCCTGCTATAAGAGCGATTATTATTGCAAAGCCCCCAGACTTGACCTTTATCCTCTCAAGCCTAGCAACTATCCCATGTGCAACCTCATGCACAACAAGCACTATTGGTGCTGCAAGAAGGAAGTACACTAGATTGGGTACACTCCTTATAGTTACACCAGGGATGAGTAGTGTTACCTCTGAGAACTTGCCACTATCTGCAAAGAAGTGGATTAGGTTGTTGAGTAGGAACCATACAGCAAATACCATCATTATCGCTCCAGCAACTATGCTAACATCTGCAAATGCCCTAACTGCACTCCTGTTTATTGCTAAGAGCCTATCTAGCGTAGAGGATACAGCATGGTTCTTGTATGTTAGCATGAATGGTTTGATCTCAAAACCCCTCTTCTCAAGCCTAAGAGCCTTTGCAGATGCTATTATTATTACCCATGCTAGGAGTAATGCAACTATACTTGTATTATCTCCAAATACCATAACACATATCTTTAGCCTGTATGATTTAATGGTTGCTATGAAAGGAGTAATACTGATATCAACTTACCCAGATGAGGCTAACGCACTTAAGGCTGCTAGAGGTGCTGTAGATTCAAGGCTTGCTGCTTGCGTTAATATAGCAAAGATAAGATCCATCTATAGGTGGGAAGGCAAGGTTGAGGATGCTGAGGAGTATCTAGCCTTGTTCAAGACTACTGAGGATTCTTTGCCAAGGCTTAAAGAGTTCATATCCTCAACCCATCCCTATAAGGTGCCAGAGATGGTCAGCATTGCAATGGACTCTGTAAGCGAGAGGTACATGGCATGGATGGTTGAGAGTATATCCTCATGATATACTGTTGCAATATTTTCATTAGCAGAATATCTCTTTATATTTTCAATCTTAACCAGACCTCTTTTAATAATACTTTATTAGTATGGAAGAGGATAGTTAAGGTATGGCAGAGCCATTCATAGGAACCATGTATGCAATGACTGCTGTATTTGCTGCAGCAGTTGCAGTATGGTTCTCCATAAGGGCATACAGACATTCTAAAATGGTTGAGCAAGAGGAAGAGGTTAGGGAGGAGAGGACTGAGTTAGGCTAGTGGTGGATACTAGTATTAGAGTAGGGTAGAATGGATGAAGATAGCAAGTAATCTTTTCTTATAATTATGGCTAGCAAAGATATAGCATATTATCTGCTAACTCACTCTCTCTTCAACCCAAATATTCTCTCAAGTGTTGGGTTCTCATACCTCTTATGCTGTATATAGCACTTCTCATAGTATGGACAGTTCATGCACTGTTCAGATGGCTCGAATACTGGCACCCTATTCTCCTTGAGTAGCATGCTTAGAACCTTAGCCCTCCTTATTGTCTCATCAAATAGCCTCTTATCCCTTGTTAGAGAGAATTGTATGCTATCGCCATCCCTTGTAAGGTATACAAGTGCACCCTCCTCCTTGTTGAATATCCAGAGCGATGCGTTGAGTGCTATGAGTGATGCAGGTTCTGGGGTACTTGGCAGTCTATCAACAACCTCAAACCTTATCACGGCATCATCCACTATTGTATCTGCACTTGCTATAAGCACTAGATCCTCAAGATGGTGCTCCTTACTCTGGCTACTGTTGATTCGCATAGACCTCTTCATGAGGATAAGCCTCTCCTTTGCTGGTATTGAGCGCTCCCTCCTATCGTAGTATGAGCGCCTAAGGCATCTTGCAACCTCATCCACATGTATCCTGTTATCTTCTCTCTCTATCATTAGCATAGAATCTATAGCCTTGTTAACAGCATCCTTTACGCTCCTCTCTCCAAGCATGAGTATAATAAGAGAAGGTTATAGATAACAGTAGCGATACGACTGCTCTTAACATAAACAATGTATAGTTAGTTTGTATAATCCATATTGCTACTCAATTCAATCATATAAGCACTTCTTTTTATAGTACCTGCTTATACCATTAGCATGATTATGAAGAGGGAGAGGGCAATGCATATAGCGATAATGTTCTTCATCGCTGGAGGCTGGGGTGCATGGGTGAGTAGTGTTACAGGTTCATTGTTCATCCTCTATCTAACAGTTATAAATATAGTGCTTGGACTCATCTTTCTTGCATACTATATTAGGGGTCATGCAACTGGTAGAGGTTCAGGTAGATGATGATGATGGTGATAGGTGAGGTGAGAAAGAAGGATGAGTGCAACATCAAACCTCAAGGAGGATCATCTTATAGTAAGGAGGATACGTAACATAGCAAAAGGGTATGCAGAGATCATATACTCTAGCAATAGTGTACCAGTTGATGATGTTAAGAGAGTTCTCATCCTCATCGAGGTGTTCATAGATGCTTACCATCACTGCAAGGAGGAGTGCTCATACTTCCCTGCTGTAAATGGTACCACGCTTGAGGATGAGGCAAAGGCATTAGCAATAGAGCATGAACTTGGTAGAAGGATAGCAAGGATGCTCAACTCAAACCTTGATCTCTGGCTTAGGGATGATAGCAATAGCGAGCCTGTAGCAAGGATGCTAAAGGCATATGCTGAGTATCTTGATGTGCATATTGATAGGGAGGAGAGGTTCTTCTCATCATACGATGCGGTTGTGCATGAACAAGAGCAAGTGATTGATGCATTCAATGCAATAAGGAAGGAGAGGATGGATGATGCTAGGCTAAATAGCATACTATCAATGCTTGATAAGCTTGAAGGTTCACTTGCTAGAATGAAGGAGAGTGTAGTAGTAGGGAAGGAAGGGGATGGAGCAAGAAGGTAAGTAATTTAACTACCTCAACCATTGCCTATACTATGAGAGTGG includes the following:
- the cutA gene encoding divalent-cation tolerance protein CutA, with the translated sequence MKGVILISTYPDEANALKAARGAVDSRLAACVNIAKIRSIYRWEGKVEDAEEYLALFKTTEDSLPRLKEFISSTHPYKVPEMVSIAMDSVSERYMAWMVESISS
- the sepF gene encoding cell division protein SepF, whose protein sequence is MQKEREVSLYLKTVTLRDANDLDAILDDIRHNNILIIRVTPLAQKSLEDLKMVVEELYKFVRSIHGDIARLGEERLVITPPGVRIWKNMYESLKER
- a CDS encoding site-2 protease family protein; translation: MVFGDNTSIVALLLAWVIIIASAKALRLEKRGFEIKPFMLTYKNHAVSSTLDRLLAINRSAVRAFADVSIVAGAIMMVFAVWFLLNNLIHFFADSGKFSEVTLLIPGVTIRSVPNLVYFLLAAPIVLVVHEVAHGIVARLERIKVKSGGFAIIIALIAGFVEPDEDEFNRARRVSKVRVIAAGSTSNILLSFLVASLLMFNPAFGNILELLSPQVRSIFYNDPLGVPVVQVIEGSGAAQAGMRAGDIITAINDTQVKTPADLARVKLVPGEQVSVSILRDGEPMRLTVTVMGAEDDPNRGMIGIIRDVFPYMPPKVPFWIPWPHEVFMFLLWLWMLSFFIGIFNMLPMIPLDGEKYVSSMLEKRVSARSLKATRIGINALGFGLLGANIIATVIKSGFITI
- a CDS encoding hemerythrin domain-containing protein; the protein is MSATSNLKEDHLIVRRIRNIAKGYAEIIYSSNSVPVDDVKRVLILIEVFIDAYHHCKEECSYFPAVNGTTLEDEAKALAIEHELGRRIARMLNSNLDLWLRDDSNSEPVARMLKAYAEYLDVHIDREERFFSSYDAVVHEQEQVIDAFNAIRKERMDDARLNSILSMLDKLEGSLARMKESVVVGKEGDGARR
- a CDS encoding beta-CASP ribonuclease aCPSF1, whose translation is MSKVKANSVQSIIGIILQNIPSDAAVTKIEYEGPMIAIYTKNPRYLLENNAIISGIVKSIKKRIVVRTDESIRKSEEDARKIIIRTIPKDVGIVGTFFDTALGEVTVEVKKPWILTQVEEGEEEEVVVVEDREGVSSADVGAGSSSSQNIQKQKQIQALLIDLIDSTGWKVRIRKASHIPSESMKQVNYTKKLFANERYRLLRSVGESIFRPRLFEGTEATLMTLGGFSEVGRSCMLLMTRESKILLDCGINPGASDPMNAFPRLDIVGFDLEEIDAVVISHAHLDHTGFLPLLFKHGYRGPVYCTDPTLPLMTLIQMDMIKVAAGEGELPLYTERDIREVIKHTITLPYKTVTDIAPDIKLVFSNAGHILGSATVHLHIGNGDHNIVYTGDLKYGKSQLFDSASWNYPRVETLIIESTYGAKEDIMPSREEVESNFVNSINKVLMEGGKVLIPVPAVGRAQEILMVIDHHMKAGNMVEAPVFIEGMISEASAIHVAHPEYLTRELRQRILEVDDNPFTSEYFTTVEHSSQREEALREGPAIIMATSGMLEGGPVIEYFKSIAREPKNKILFVSYQVNGTLGRRVLDGSRQVSLMSRDGKIEVVDIMAQVEKIEGFSGHSDYNQLMAYVNKLRPKLRRVIVNHGERKKVENLAGSISRIFKIPTAAPMVREAIRLY
- the psmB gene encoding archaeal proteasome endopeptidase complex subunit beta translates to MLGGLFLHNNRYVESNRLHGTTTVGLQCKDGVVLATDTRATAGYLFIAHRHVRKIAKIDEHVALTIAGSVADAQSMIDILRYHASIYKLENRVPIPTKSVARLAANVFFAQRFYPLIAEILVGGYDSEGPSVYMVDLFGSVNKEVFVSTGSGSPVAYGILESEFKPDMSVDEAAKVATRAIAAAIMRNAGTGDGIDVVAIDKNGYRELSRRFVGLRLNE